The nucleotide window TATCGTTGGCTTCCAGCACGCGGGATTCTTTCGGGTTGGGGATAACTTTGGCGTCACGGTAAAGCGTCAGCACATTGATATCCTGGTCGCGAAGCTGTGTCTCGGCAATCGTCATTCCCTCAAATTTAGAGCCTTCAGGAAGGTAGATCTCACTTACACCATAGCCTTTACTAACCGTCAGGCGTTGCCTTACATCAATTTCAGGGAAGTCTACCTGTGCGGCAATATACTCGATGACGGCCCCCGCAATATCTAATCCGGTGCAGGTTTCTATCCCCTCCAGACCCGGTGACGAGTTAACTTCCATGATTTGCGGACCAGTTTTCCCCTCCAGCATATCGACACCGGCCACTTGTAATCCCAGTATCTGAGCAGCACGGACCGCTGTTTCTGCATATTCAGGGCTGAGTTCAACGGCTTCAGCGACACCGCCCCGGTGAACATTACTGCGAAACTCCTGCCCCTGGGCTACCCGGCGCATGGCGGCAACCACCCGGTCTCCTACAACAAACGCGCGTATATCCCTGCCCTTACTTTCAGCGACGAATTTCTGAATCAGTACATTTTGCTTTTGGCTCTGCAGCAGCTCAATAATAGATTCAGCGGCTTTTATGGATTCTGCCAGTAACACACCTATGCCCTGAGTCCCTTCAATCAGCTTGATAATGACCGGTGCGCCGCCCACGCGTGCAATTGCAGGGAGGACATCTTTTTTGTCCCTGACAAAGGTTGTACGGGGGATACCAATATGATGACGGCTTAATATCTGTAAGCTGCGTAACTTATCCCTTGAGTTGGCAATACCATGGGCAGTATTGGCACAAAATACGTCCATTTCCTGGAATTGCCTGACCACCGCGGTGCCATAATAGGTGATTGATGCGCCAATACGGGGTAGGGCGGCATCATAAGTGCTCAATTCCTTTTGTCGATAGAATAGACTGGGCACACCTTTCTGAAGGTCGATGGCAAACTTAAGGGTGTTCAGTACCTTGACGTTATGTCCCCGCTGAAGCGCTGCTTCTTTGAGCCTCATGGTGCTGTAGGACGTCGGACCGCAGGATAGAATAGCGAGTTTCATTGCGAAAACCTCCGTGGTTTTACCCTGATTCAGTAGCGTGTTTTGATCTGACATTGATGAGAGTCGGAAATATAAGTATAGCTACTGAGTAACGATTGGCTGCTGTCTGAGGTACTGCTGCCGTAAGCCTGAGTTGATCCGTGGCCGGATACCCCGCAGGCGGCCTTGCCTGCCGGCGGGATCAAGCGAAAAAACTGCAAATAAGCCTGATATGCTATAAAAAACTTTCAAGTTCGAAACGGCAATTCTGTACTATGATGAAATTACTCTGCTAAGGCAGAGAATATAGAGTCCCAATAAGTTGGGATGAACAAGATACAGAAGAAAGTACTTCGCATGCCACATGTAGCCCCGCTAGCGCGGGGCTTTCTTTTTTAATCAGTTGTTCAATCGTCTGATTCAGTCCCGTTTAAAGCCTCAGTTTTTTACTTTTTTACCCGTCCGTGGATGTCCAGTTGTGTGGCTGTGTTGCTCTGGCTATCAAGCCATACTATTGTTATCCGATAGACTTGTTTGAGCCCGGTTCAGAACTGTTTTCCGGATCGACTCACCGGCTGGAGATCCGATATGCGTAGTCAGACTTTTGCTTTTGATGTGTATGGCACACTGGTAGACCCCCTTGAAATGAGTCAGCATCTGCAGATGATGGTGGGGGATAAAGCCGATTCATTGTCGAAGCTGTGGCGGGAAAAACAGGTTGAGTATGCATTCCGGCGTGGCCTGATGGGCCGTTACGAGCCATTTAACGTATGTACTCAGCAGGCACTGGCATATGCCCTTAAAGTAACCGACCTTGTACTGACCGCTGAGCAACAAGCGTTTCTGATGGCTCAATACCAGCAACTGGAAGCCTACGCTGATGTTATCCCCGCAATTCAGTCACTGCGTGCCCAGGGACATTGCTGCGTGGCTTTCTCAAACGGCCCGGCCGATAAAGTGAAAGCGTTGTTGGGAAATGCCGCAGTGCTTGAGTTACTGGATGATGTTATCAGTGTTGATGAAATTCAGCGTTATAAACCCGATCCGGCGGTCTACCTGCACCTGTTAAAACGCTGCGGAAGTCAGTCTGGCAATACCTGGCTGATCTCCAGTAATAGTTGGGATGTCATCGGTGCAAAGCATGCGGGTCTGAATGCTGCGTGGATTCAGCGCAGCCCGGCTGCTGTGTTTGATTTCTGGGATGTTCAGCCGGATAAAAGCGTCACTTCACTGCAGTCTCTGGCAGAAGAGTTCAGTATAAATAACATTATTGAGTCATAAACTGGTTGTTTTTTGTGCGATGCGGAAAAAAAGGACCCGGCGGGCGCCGGGTCTAAGTAAGCCAAAATTAGTGGCTCAAAAAGCAAAGTGCCATTTAAATATAGCGAATTTTTTGTGCGATGCAACATAAAGTTGGTAAAGTTTTTATGACACCCCCCTGTTTTGGGCACTCTGAGGCGGGTTTGTTTGGAACGTTTTGTTATAAAGGGGTGTTTTTTAAACACTGTAATCTATTAATCTGACAGTCTGAGCAGACTTTTTCAGAGTTTATTACACGGTAACAGGCAGGCGGATTCAGGGGAGGGTGAAATAAAACCCTTCCGCTCTGCTGATACCCCGCAGTGAGATCAGCGGCTCATCTTCAAACAGCATTGCGTCTCCCGCTTGTAGCAGGCTTCCATTGACCTCCAGCTCCCCTCTGAAGAGGAACAGAAAGCCATGAGCGGCAGTCGGCAGACCGTAACTGGTGTGCTGCAGTCGGAACTGATACATCTCGACATCCTGATCAATTTGCAGCGAATCATCCCGGCCATCGGGTGAGACAATCAGTTGTACACCCTCCCGACTGAGGAGTTGGCGTGACTGATAGCGTGGCTGGCTGCCGGTCTTCCCGGGTATGATCCAGAACTGCAGCATTCTCAGATTGTTTTCCAGGGAGGCATTCTGTTCGGTGAACTCCGTGCCTGTTCCGGTGCTGAGTAGTTGCAAACTGCGGCCTTGCAGTAGTTTTCGGCTTCCCAGTGAATCCGTATGCAGATTTTTACCGTCCAGAATAACGGAGATGATCTCCATATCCTGGTGTTTGCTGGGATCAATGGCCGCACCCGGGTGCAACAGATCTTCATTCGCGACCCGCAGTTCTGAAATGCCCATCCACTCTGGGTCGAAATAACTGCCGAAAGAGAAGGCATGGCGGGATTCCAGCCAGCCGAAATGGGCATATCCCCGGTCTGAAGCACGTTTTATTCTTATCATGGAGGTTCGCAAGTCGAAACTGTTCATTACTGTTTTACCCTGTCAGCGACAGGCTGTAAATACGGCGATCAGTTTTACCTGTTGGTTTATCAGGGTAAGATATTGTTTTTCTGGAGGGAATTCAGTGGATCTTATCCTGTCGTTCAGTTGGGCATTCTGGCTGTTAGCCGGCATTGGCGTGTTGTTTACCGGCATATCGAAGTCAGGCTTTGCCGGTGGTGTCGGCGTGATCAGCGTACCACTGATGTCGCTCTATATTGGTCCGGTTCAGGCGGCGGCTATTATGTTGCCGTTGTTGATTCTGATGGATTTCTTCAGCGTCCGGGCCTGGTGGCGCAGTAAACGAACCGACCTGTTAAAGATTATGGTGCCGGGGGCGGTGCTGGGTATCTTTATCGGCTATCTGCTGTTTGGCTATCTGGATGATGATATCTTGCGCCTTTTGCTGGGGATTCTGTCGGTTGGATTTGCGTTCTGGGGGCTGCTGAATGGTTCAAAGTTAGGCCGGGGCGGTTCGCCGGTGGTGGGGTATATCTCCAGTACCCTGGCGGGGTTCACCAGTTTTATCGCCCATGCGGGCGGACCGCCGATGAATTTCTATCTGATCCCCATGAAACTGCCCCGGGCGGAGTTTCTCGGCACGGCGGTGGTCTTTCTGGCGATTGTAAATCTGGTCAAACTGGTCGCTTATGGCGCCCTGGGACAGATCAATACCGACAATCTGCTGGTGGGGCTGGTGCTGGCGCCGGTGGCCTGGATCGGCATCCGCTTAGGGTTGGTTATTCATAATAAACTGGATGATCAGCTGTTCTACCGGATTATCCTGATTATGCTGCTGATCGTCGGCGTTAAGCTGATTTTCGATGCCATCTGAGCGCTTTCTTTAAGACCACTCCAAAGGCATTTTTAGCTCTTTTTATAAAATGGCTGCTAGGCTTTACTCATCGTTAGACTCTCAGGAGTGAGTCATGTCTGCAAAACCTTTGGTGGCGGATAATAAACCCGCTAAAGTCGAGCTGATTGAGGGGCAGGAGTATCATTTCTGTGCCTGCGGCCGTTCTTCTAAGCAACCCTTCTGCGATGGTTCGCATGAAGGCACCGGGCTGACGCCCAAAGCATTCAGGGCCGAGAGCAGTGGCGAGGCGTGGCTCTGCGTCTGTAAACATACCGGCAGCCCTCCTTACTGCGACGGCACTCATAAGCAGTTTGATGCCGCCGCTGTGGGGCGCGAGGGACCGGGGCCTGTTGCTTCTGCTGGCGCATCAGCTAATAAGGCACCCGTGGCGGTGAATACCGCAGCGGAGTCCACCGTAGAATTTATTCACCAACTGGCCCGCGAGGGGATCAAAGGGATGGGTTCCCACGGTCCTATGACGGCGATGGGGGTGCCCCGGAATTTGTTGCCCGCCTGGGATGATATCCAGATCATGGCGGCTCAACTGGCCCGGAAGCCGCTGCTGGACGATGTGACGGTGGAAACCTCTCTGGTGATTGGCCCTGAAGCGAAAAAACCGCTGCAACTCGATATCCCGTTGTTGGTCTCCGATATGAGCTTCGGGGCGCTGTCTGAAGAGGCAAAAACCGCACTGGCAAAAGGAGCCGAACTGGCGGGTACCGGTATCTGTTCCGGAGAGGGCGGTATGTTGCCGGAGGAACAGCAGGCCAACTCCCGCTACTTCTATGAGCTGGCCAGTGCGAAGTTTGGTTATCGGGAAGCGCTGCTGGAGCAGGTTCAGGCATTCCATTTTAAAGGAGGGCAGGGGGCTAAAACCGGTACCGGGGGACATCTGCCAGGCAGTAAAAATGTGGGTAAGATTTCACAGGTGCGGGGCATTCCTGAGGGCGAGGATGCGGTGTCACCGGCTACCTTTACCGACCTTCACAGCGTGGCCGATTTCAGCTACTTCGCTGACCGGGTCCGGGAGCTCAGTGGCG belongs to Amphritea atlantica and includes:
- a CDS encoding sulfite exporter TauE/SafE family protein; protein product: MEVRKSKLFITVLPCQRQAVNTAISFTCWFIRVRYCFSGGNSVDLILSFSWAFWLLAGIGVLFTGISKSGFAGGVGVISVPLMSLYIGPVQAAAIMLPLLILMDFFSVRAWWRSKRTDLLKIMVPGAVLGIFIGYLLFGYLDDDILRLLLGILSVGFAFWGLLNGSKLGRGGSPVVGYISSTLAGFTSFIAHAGGPPMNFYLIPMKLPRAEFLGTAVVFLAIVNLVKLVAYGALGQINTDNLLVGLVLAPVAWIGIRLGLVIHNKLDDQLFYRIILIMLLIVGVKLIFDAI
- a CDS encoding CDGSH iron-sulfur domain-containing protein, with translation MSAKPLVADNKPAKVELIEGQEYHFCACGRSSKQPFCDGSHEGTGLTPKAFRAESSGEAWLCVCKHTGSPPYCDGTHKQFDAAAVGREGPGPVASAGASANKAPVAVNTAAESTVEFIHQLAREGIKGMGSHGPMTAMGVPRNLLPAWDDIQIMAAQLARKPLLDDVTVETSLVIGPEAKKPLQLDIPLLVSDMSFGALSEEAKTALAKGAELAGTGICSGEGGMLPEEQQANSRYFYELASAKFGYREALLEQVQAFHFKGGQGAKTGTGGHLPGSKNVGKISQVRGIPEGEDAVSPATFTDLHSVADFSYFADRVRELSGGIPIGFKLSANHIERDIEFALKAGADYIILDGRGGGTGAAPQMFRDHISVPTIPALARARRCLNTNGATGRVTLIITGGLRVPTDFVKALALGADGIALANSAMQSIGCVAARICNTNNCPAGIATQKADLRQRLNVETSAVQLANFLTGSVHLMQVMARACGHNHLKQFDMGDLATWNRELAYLSGITYSGVVPL
- the rimK gene encoding 30S ribosomal protein S6--L-glutamate ligase, whose protein sequence is MKLAILSCGPTSYSTMRLKEAALQRGHNVKVLNTLKFAIDLQKGVPSLFYRQKELSTYDAALPRIGASITYYGTAVVRQFQEMDVFCANTAHGIANSRDKLRSLQILSRHHIGIPRTTFVRDKKDVLPAIARVGGAPVIIKLIEGTQGIGVLLAESIKAAESIIELLQSQKQNVLIQKFVAESKGRDIRAFVVGDRVVAAMRRVAQGQEFRSNVHRGGVAEAVELSPEYAETAVRAAQILGLQVAGVDMLEGKTGPQIMEVNSSPGLEGIETCTGLDIAGAVIEYIAAQVDFPEIDVRQRLTVSKGYGVSEIYLPEGSKFEGMTIAETQLRDQDINVLTLYRDAKVIPNPKESRVLEANDKLLCFGKLESMRGMIPEKTRRRRRPSIADLPPEIPTEALSDDSEDADDQ
- a CDS encoding haloacid dehalogenase type II, whose protein sequence is MRSQTFAFDVYGTLVDPLEMSQHLQMMVGDKADSLSKLWREKQVEYAFRRGLMGRYEPFNVCTQQALAYALKVTDLVLTAEQQAFLMAQYQQLEAYADVIPAIQSLRAQGHCCVAFSNGPADKVKALLGNAAVLELLDDVISVDEIQRYKPDPAVYLHLLKRCGSQSGNTWLISSNSWDVIGAKHAGLNAAWIQRSPAAVFDFWDVQPDKSVTSLQSLAEEFSINNIIES
- a CDS encoding pirin family protein — encoded protein: MNSFDLRTSMIRIKRASDRGYAHFGWLESRHAFSFGSYFDPEWMGISELRVANEDLLHPGAAIDPSKHQDMEIISVILDGKNLHTDSLGSRKLLQGRSLQLLSTGTGTEFTEQNASLENNLRMLQFWIIPGKTGSQPRYQSRQLLSREGVQLIVSPDGRDDSLQIDQDVEMYQFRLQHTSYGLPTAAHGFLFLFRGELEVNGSLLQAGDAMLFEDEPLISLRGISRAEGFYFTLP